One window of Cygnus atratus isolate AKBS03 ecotype Queensland, Australia chromosome 17, CAtr_DNAZoo_HiC_assembly, whole genome shotgun sequence genomic DNA carries:
- the GP1BB gene encoding platelet glycoprotein Ib beta chain, translated as MNRGILFLPFLGFLPLVIPTCPLPCKCATNIIDCTSKSLTVTKLPVAFRPSAEIINLAYNSLTSIPNGLFDNLKNLQTVHLQGNPWECNCDILYLRSWLQWQQNRTFYRDVRCASPAHLQDRIIAYLTEDEIISTCQHWYCTLALLSQLFLFILLLVQAILVIFIILYLRRFRRMTAEARSTTQDLHQHADTWPLQQ; from the coding sequence ATGAACAGAGGGATTCTCTTCTTGCCCTTCCTTGGCTTCCTCCCACTTGTGATACCTACATGCCCTCTGCCATGCAAATGTGCCACCAACATTATTGACTGCACGTCAAAAAGCCTAACTGTAACAAAACTACCCGTTGCTTTCCGGCCATCAGCTGAAATTATCAACCTTGCTTACAATAGTCTCACCTCTATTCCCAATGGGCTCTTTGACAACCTAAAGAACCTCCAGACAGTCCACTTGCAGGGCAACCCTTGGGAATGCAACTGTGACATCCTCTATTTGCGCTCCTGGCTCCAGTGGCAGCAGAACCGGACCTTTTACAGGGATGTGAGATGTGCTTCCCCAGCTCACCTTCAGGACCGGATCATCGCTTATCTGACAGAAGACGAGATCATTTCCACGTGCCAGCACTGGTACTGCACCCTGGCTCTCCTCTCTCAGCTCTTTTTGTTCATTCTCCTTTTAGTCCAGGCTATCTTGGTCATCTTCATCATTCTCTACCTGAGGAGATTTCGGAGAATGACTGCTGAAGCCCGGAGTACCACCCAAGATCTACACCAGCATGCAGATACCTGGCCCCTACAACAGTGA